One Salvia splendens isolate huo1 chromosome 12, SspV2, whole genome shotgun sequence genomic window carries:
- the LOC121758523 gene encoding PH, RCC1 and FYVE domains-containing protein 1-like, with protein MQMRTSNVDAFRISISSTPSCSNQVSGTDDTDSPGDIYVWGEILHDEIINGARNPNPVKNDVLTPKVVQSNVVLDVQKIACGVQHIALVTRQGEVFTWGEESGGRLGHGIEKDFSAPRLVEFLAFTNIEFVACGEFHTSALSTSGDLYTWGDGTHNVGLLGNGKNCSHWIPKRVSGSLESLHVTSVACGTWHSAVVTSIGNLFTFGDGTFGALGHGDHESVAYPKEVQALRGLKTVSISCGAWHTAAIVEVSSHPGGITSSRKLFTWGDGDKNRLGHGNKDTYLVPTCVSAVIDYNIQQLACGHNITVALTTSGHVFTMGSTEYGQLGDPQSDGKRPRLVQDALVGQFVEQISCGTHHVAVVTGRNEVFTWGKGANGRLGHGDLEDRNVPTMVETLKDTHVKSIVCGSNYTASICIHKWVSGPDQSLCTACKQPFGFTRKRHDCFNCGLVHCHGCLSKKSLRAALAPTPGKPHRVCESCYLKLKKGADTKNGASLTKRAPGTSQPIDRGVGKTSQVLLGSRVDPVRYLEFKPGIRGTSSSQVPSRLQLRDVSFPSSFTVLQRALKPVTTTAPYPQQASPQPQPYSKPVSPPSQANSAMSMAALDSLQVANEILTQQVSKLHNQVKSLKQKNESQDAGIQKLKKAAQETTSLAAAGSSKCYQALQNVKTISQKVNEIKEKIPPEISESDSFKLVQAQVESLLHISGALASEGSSLRPPEPTRELNTQNIYEASVDNSGSSIRNTQSRVEGVPGTPETARANAQREVIEQFEPGVYVTLHQLPNGTKFFKRIRFSKRKFSGQQAEEWWTENKDRLLRKYNQSNTNSMTGDGIPPEVFHETAPTFDDVNVVQE; from the exons ATGCAAATGAGAACGAGTAATGTAGATGCTTTCCGTATTAGTATCTCAAGTACTCCTAGTTGTTCAAATCAGGTTTCTGGAACAGATGACACAGACTCGCCTGGTGATATTTATGTATGGGGGGAGATTTTGcatgatgaaataattaacgGAGCTAGGAATCCAAATCCAGTAAAAAATGATGTATTGACTCCAAAAGTAGTGCAATCAAATGTAGTTCTTGATGTGCAGAAAATTGCTTGTGGCGTTCAGCACATTGCACTTGTTACAAGGCAGGGTGAGGTTTTCACGTGGGGAGAGGAATCTGGGGGCAGACTGGGTCATGGAATTGAGAAAGACTTCAGTGCTCCTCGACTAGTGGAATTTCTGGCTTTTACAAATATTGAGTTTGTTGCCTGTGGTGAGTTTCATACATCTGCACTATCTACGTCAGGTGACTTATACACATGGGGTGATGGTACCCATAATGTGGGTCTTCTGGGCAATGGAAAAAATTGTAGCCACTGGATACCAAAAAGAGTTTCTGGATCTCTGGAGAGCCTCCATGTTACATCAGTTGCTTGTGGAACCTGGCATTCAGCAGTGGTGACTTCCATTGGAAATTTGTTCACTTTTGGGGATGGTACATTTGGAGCTTTGGGTCATGGTGATCATGAAAGTGTTGCATATCCAAAAGAGGTCCAAGCACTGAGAGGTTTGAAAACGGTTTCCATTTCGTGTGGAGCGTGGCACACTGCTGCTATTGTAGAAGTTTCAAGCCATCCTGGAGGCATCACTTCCTCAAGAAAGTTGTTCACCTGGGGTGATGGTGATAAAAATCGACTGGGTCATGGGAACAAGGACACTTATCTTGTTCCAACTTGTGTTTCTGCTGTTATTGATTACAACATCCAGCAGCTAGCTTGCGGACATAACATAACAGTTGCCCTTACTACATCAGGCCATGTTTTCACTATGGGAAGTACTGAATATGGTCAGCTCGGTGATCCACAATCAGATGGAAAGCGGCCTAGACTGGTACAAGATGCATTAGTGGGACAGTTTGTTGAACAAATATCATGTGGTACACATCATGTTGCTGTTGTTACTGGAAGAAATGAAGTATTCACGTGGGGAAAAGGAGCCAATGGTAGGCTGGGACATGGGGATCTGGAAGATCGCAATGTTCCAACAATGGTTGAAACTCTCAAAGATACACATGTGAAGAGCATTGTGTGTGGTTCAAACTACACAGCAAGCATATGCATCCATAAGTGGGTCTCCGGTCCAGATCAATCATTGTGTACTGCTTGTAAGCAGCCGTTTGGTTTTACTCGAAAGCGGCATGACTGTTTTAACTGTGGCCTGGTGCACTGTCATGGTTGCCTTTCGAAAAAGTCGTTGAGAGCAGCACTTGCTCCAACTCCAGGTAAACCACATCGAGTATGTGAGTCCTGCTATCTTAAACTTAAAAAGGGTGCTGATACTAAAAATGGAGCCAGTTTAACAAAGAGAGCACCAGGAACTTCTCAGCCGATAGATAGGGGAGTAGGCAAAACTTCACAAGTACTTCTCGGCAGCAGAGTGGACCCAGTAAGGTACCTTGAGTTTAAGCCCGGAATACGTGGAACAAGTTCTTCCCAAGTGCCATCACGTTTGCAGCTAAGGGATGTTTCTTTCCCAAGCTCCTTTACTGTTCTGCAACGTGCTCTAAAACCTGTTACCACAACAGCTCCATATCCTCAGCAAGCCTCACCGCAACCTCAGCCCTACTCAAAACCTGTTTCTCCACCGTCACAAGCTAATTCTGCAATGTCAATGGCTGCCTTAGATAGTTTACAGGTCGCAAATGAAATACTGACCCAACAAGTTTCCAAACTGCATAACCAA GTTAAGAGTTTAAAACAGAAAAATGAATCCCAAGATGCAGGAATTCAGAAGTTGAAGAAAGCTGCCCAAGAAACTACTTCTCTGGCTGCTGCTGGGTCTTCCAAATGTTATCAAGCATTGCAAAATGTTAAGACCATCTCACAAAAA GTGAATGAAATTAAGGAGAAAATACCTCCTGAGATATCTGAGAGTGATTCCTTCAAATTAGTGCAAGCTCAAGTTGAATCTCTTCTGCATATAAGCGGGGCTCTAGCATCTGAAGGTAGTTCTCTGAGGCCACCTGAACCAACACGCGAATTGAATACCCAGAATATTTATGAAGCTTCAGTTGATAATAGTGGCTCATCTATTAGAAATACTCAATCAAGAGTCGAAGGCGTCCCTGGTACGCCCGAAACTGCAAGAGCTAACGCACAAAGAGAAGTAATCGAGCAGTTTGAACCAGGTGTTTACGTGACACTCCATCAGCTACCAAATGGAACCAAGTTCTTTAAAAGGATTAGATTCAG TAAGCGAAAATTCTCCGGGCAACAGGCAGAAGAATGGTGGACAGAAAACAAAGATAGATTGCTCAGAAAGTACAATCAAAGCAATACAAATAGCATGACAGGTGACGGAATTCCACCTGAGGTCTTCCACGAGACTGCACCCACTTTTGACGACGTTAATGTTGTACAGGAGTGA
- the LOC121757014 gene encoding 7-methyl-GTP pyrophosphatase-like isoform X2, producing the protein MDSTAHNQEFKIILGSSSVARKKIMADMGFKFTTMSADIDEKAIRKEKAKDLVMTLAEAKADAIIGKLENLGNEEKDAKPTVVVSADTVVVYEGVIREKPSSKEEARQFIKGYSGGHAATVSSVLVTNLSNGSRKGGWDKVEIHFHDIPEEVIEKLIEEAPVLNVAGGLIIEHPLVVPYVKEVVGGTDSVMGLPKDLTRRLMKEVL; encoded by the exons ATGGATTCTACTGCTCACAATCAAGAATTCAAG ATAATCTTGGGCTCATCTTCTGTTGCCCGCAAAAAGATTATGGCTGATATGGGTTTCAAATTCACTACTATG TCTGCAGACATAGATGAAAAGGCGATTCGCAAAGAAAAGGCCAAAGATTTGGTTATGACTCTTGCAGAGGCAAAG GCAGATGCTATAATAGGTAAACTGGAGAATCTTGGGAATGAAGAGAAGGATGCTAAGCCTACAGTTGTAGTATCTGCTGATACT GTTGTGGTGTATGAAGGCGTGATAAGGGAGAAACCCTCTAGCAAAGAGGAGGCACGTCAATTCATAAAAG GTTATTCTGGTGGGCATGCTGCCACAGTGAGTTCTGTTCTAGTAACAAACCTTAGCAATGGATCAAGGAAAGGGGGATGGGACAAAGTTGAG ATTCATTTCCATGATATACCGGAAGAAGTTATAGAAAAACTG ATAGAAGAAGCGCCTGTGCTTAACGTAGCAGGAGGGCTGATTATCGAACATCCTCTGGTTGTGCCATACGTTAAAGAAGTG GTGGGTGGAACGGATAGTGTAATGGGACTCCCAAAAGATCTTACAAGAAGATTAATGAAGGAGGTTCTGTAA
- the LOC121757014 gene encoding 7-methyl-GTP pyrophosphatase-like isoform X1 produces MDSTAHNQEFKIILGSSSVARKKIMADMGFKFTTMSADIDEKAIRKEKAKDLVMTLAEAKADAIIGKLENLGNEEKDAKPTVVVSADTVENAQPKLHGKDEAEPTLLITCDQVVVYEGVIREKPSSKEEARQFIKGYSGGHAATVSSVLVTNLSNGSRKGGWDKVEIHFHDIPEEVIEKLIEEAPVLNVAGGLIIEHPLVVPYVKEVVGGTDSVMGLPKDLTRRLMKEVL; encoded by the exons ATGGATTCTACTGCTCACAATCAAGAATTCAAG ATAATCTTGGGCTCATCTTCTGTTGCCCGCAAAAAGATTATGGCTGATATGGGTTTCAAATTCACTACTATG TCTGCAGACATAGATGAAAAGGCGATTCGCAAAGAAAAGGCCAAAGATTTGGTTATGACTCTTGCAGAGGCAAAG GCAGATGCTATAATAGGTAAACTGGAGAATCTTGGGAATGAAGAGAAGGATGCTAAGCCTACAGTTGTAGTATCTGCTGATACT GTAGAAAATGCCCAACCAAAGCTTCATGGGAAAGACGAGGCAGAACCTACATTGCTAATCACCTGTGACCAA GTTGTGGTGTATGAAGGCGTGATAAGGGAGAAACCCTCTAGCAAAGAGGAGGCACGTCAATTCATAAAAG GTTATTCTGGTGGGCATGCTGCCACAGTGAGTTCTGTTCTAGTAACAAACCTTAGCAATGGATCAAGGAAAGGGGGATGGGACAAAGTTGAG ATTCATTTCCATGATATACCGGAAGAAGTTATAGAAAAACTG ATAGAAGAAGCGCCTGTGCTTAACGTAGCAGGAGGGCTGATTATCGAACATCCTCTGGTTGTGCCATACGTTAAAGAAGTG GTGGGTGGAACGGATAGTGTAATGGGACTCCCAAAAGATCTTACAAGAAGATTAATGAAGGAGGTTCTGTAA